cgcgacagtctggaaaaatgtggcccagatcggatttgaaccacatacgaaagtgacccagatgggatttgaaatggtccagctcTATGAGACTtgccacgttcagaccgtcaagttaatgcctcactcgagtaggaaaaatacgaaaaaatcggattcgtgcattaagacctgtagtatgaacgtagcctaagtgtcctcgctccctccctctgtcaagtcagccatgcggtgcgttcaggtacaaaacccacccgccacattagaacctgattccttACATTATTAAAaggattattaattattattattatcatactgTTTTATTATGCCAATTTTTATTCGTAATTTATGTGTTTTGCTCTCTGTAACTGCTATTTGCagcagtaccagcagcatttgttaaggatttagtgtaggttttttaggctgtggaacgaattaatattataatgtattcttgtgggaaaatcctgctcgacatacgaccattttgacttaggtcctagaacgaattaacttcgtatgtagaggtaccactgtattttcttgAAATAAGTTAAGTCCATTTCTTAAAACGACAAGTCTTCttttcaaaataactaaaatgtTTACCTTAGATAAAAATGCTTGTTTTGTGAGATTGAAATGTGAGATTTGACTAAAAACAAGATACTTTCAAGATTTTCTGGCTTAACAAGATATTTAAAACTATACGTCTTAAAATAAAgagtgtattattattattttgctcaattttttcctttttgagggattttgtctTATTTTAAGCGTGATTAGATGTGTTTTACCAGAAATGAGACAAATATTCTTGCTAAGAGTTTAGCTTTTTTGACGTCCTCAGGCTGCAACACCTGGAAGCTGTTGTGGTAGTTGGCCGGCATTTATTCGATGGTTGGTACTCCTCCTTCATTTCTGTTGTCATCGCGTACGGCCGTTGGCTGTTGCCAACACGTACAGTAGCCGAGTTGCCAATGGCAAGGGAAGGCATGCTGGCAATGGTAGTGAGGTACTGAGTTTTTGAAGTGAATTTGTTTatgctacgtttgcgctagttgttgggacactcctctgttattgagagagttggtacgctccgtcagccgTGGGATTTTGATATGAAAAAGCTGCGAGTGAGGTCATTACTTGAAATTAATGTCTtgatatctataaaacgataagAGCACAAACCGACACAAACGAAgcataaacgattgacaccatttttaaccatttttaattaaaatgggtGGTTGGTTGACCTCAGACTAACCAATAataaattgtaaatatcttataATGATGGCAGCAAAAACGAAACTTTTtagagcacaaacgattgactttatttttatataaatttgcatctgatgggggtggggggggcaacttcacagaggtgaaTAGTGTCTATGATGTTAACTCATTGCCATtgaacaaacgttcattcgcccctctcagtgaaaatggattggatgtctagcaccgtcattggcactgaaaacaaagcattcacagccagtcttcctgGCTTTGGAGGCATTTGTAGGTCACTTGttcattttgggcatttacaggttactttctgttgattttgggaaattcCCAATtcatttcccattaattttggGATATtcccaggtaacttcctgttcagtaaccaggagtccacaggaagtgacccatacatgccccaaaatcaacaagaagtgacctaaaatctacaagaaatgacctgaaaCCCCAAAGTTAACCCTATGTCAGCCACTGACGCCCGTGGACGTCCAATCAACAGGgtggcattggctgctaccctccctgttcaaatggactggacgtctacttcTGATAAATTCTTTGAAATTCACAGAAGAAGTATTCGTTgagtaaaactagacgaagacaaacacatgaaatgactaaaatatgactaagacaaataagtattttcgtccaaaagactaagacgaaaattaaagtggctgccaaaaacaacactggctccAGAATATTTGTCAGTAAAGGGGGTGAAGATACTGATGACATCAGTGCGCGCAGACAGTCCGACAGTATATGAAAACATGTCCTTAAATAGCAACCTTGTACACGGCCTACCTGTGTTCAACATTATTCAACATCTTGTCAACtattcaccagtgttgtttttggcagcccttttaatttccgTTTTACTCTTAAAGACTTTTGGACGATAACAtttaatagtcttatattttagtcatctcaaaatgtgtttgtcttcgtctaattTTGTTGCCGAAAACTAATTTCTTCCAGCTTTCGtcaacgtttactaaaaatgtttttttttgtctgcaaaaataaagttttccaactattttgaacgaacattgacagacgagcacattttGTAGCATCTCCAAGGACAACGCAAACTTGGTGATTATACAaacaacagtacattatttacaattatagcctcctggacgccacgaactgtatgtaaaaatcaGTTGTCTTGAGAGTTTAGAGGACGTtcgccattagcattagcctaatgttaATGGGAACGCGATGCTaacactacgagttacatttagtgtgtgatgatcacgcaGCAAAGActtaaggctaaagcaacattgattATTCTCTATTGCGAAGGTAAGAAACCAAATCTTCCCgtctgtttcaaaacaagcaagcctggacaCTTCAGAGTTGGGGGGATGCAGCACCTCACATGAGTgatacaaccagacactgctacgattatggctaactacatataaaaatgttaaacattgtaaacatttggcggtataccgaaaatttaccattaccgaaattcttcatgatgaccgacgtaattttgaccatgtcgttaAAAAAACTGGTCTTTTCATCTCGCTTTGActctgttgttcggctatgttcattcccctttaagaaagcagtcagtgtgcttacgtatgaagtcacgtggttatcagaactcaaacaaacagaagccctgtAGGCTAAGGCTAGCGGCTATCGGTACAAGCAAATgtaatggagtcgggcttaagggagtgtcgccaaactttcacccgacattaagtagactcttggcggcctaCAaaggggctttcacccgctttccTCCCTGGTCCTTACGATTTCAGTAGCGggcctttctactggtagccaggccacaggctaatgctagcggctaacgctataaaatgaacgtgatgagtcggatagcggctctaaccttgtcaaaatgGTTGAACTTAATGGATGGATTGGGTTacagactgcatctagcaattagtatgtcacgTTATGTTGTATCTCTGTGTGATATTTCTTTGATATCTTTAATgagggtaaagcattcagcataaattataatgcaacagtgaagcctataatatgaccgtttaatttTTCTATATTTGCTTGcttcattctgtgtcattactggcatgataaaatcttaaatgtttcattggcaatagagcaatatagctttaatatgTGTATGTGTCtctgtggggggtgcatgtttgcgtgcatgtattaaaaaaatgctctggggaaaaaaaacttgaaacattgaagtaaacacttgtgttgcgtaattatgtcacagcagccattaacaataagttgtctgtttgaagtgttttgttcaaactaagtcatttgtgttacaatgacatgtttgcacagttgtTGTATTGGTTTTTATAAAGTTGTACATTGttgaagtcatacaagctgttataaacattcatacttgaattcttacggtttacaagaatttttatgTACTTAGTGTTGaggctgcatgtacaattgtttaaatatgttaaattgaaatctGGTGAATAAACCACCAAGAAacagttaatttgtatttcacgcattgattcagattttcaaaatatataacaGTTCGCTTGGCGAACTTATCGTCATTTCTCGttctcgaggtaaatctgctctatttaccgtgatacgtatttgaggccatatcgcccagccctagcggAAACTATAGTGCATTCTCGccccgtcagacaaaaactggcattcgcctcactatgttttagtctcccaaaacatgtttttagctcattatcgtcttgtcttcgtcatgaaaaaaagtgttcgttgacgaaatattttcgctatcgtcattgttgacgaaaactacaCTGCTGTTCCCTAATTAAAGCCAAATGCGCTTCGCCAAGTTGTTATTTGACCAGGACAAAAGAGGAGACTGCAGAAGGGTTGGTGTTGAGACACTCCTCTGTTATTTAAAGAGTTGGTACGCTACGTCAGCCAAGGAAGTGCATTCTCgtgatttctttctttttttggtgCTGCCACATACACATTGGGAAAGCATACCACACTGGCAAATTGCACAGGCTGTTTTCCCCTACACATAATGGTCGTGTAAACACGGAATGAAAATAATGGCAAAACAACACTTTTGCGTTATTGCGTAGGATTGTTGTCTCGTAAACGTGGCCCAAGACTGCTGTATGAGTAAGCAacatattattaaaaataaGGTAATCTTGATAACAAAACGAACTGTGTTGTCTGTGTTCTGTGTGaactatttgttttgctattttcAGTTGTATTGCATGCATTAATCATGTACAGAGTTACAATGTAGCCTCACTTTCTCGTTGACTTACCATGAGAATAGTCAACAGTGGTCTTCCGCATTCCATCAGTAGCTTGTCTTCGGGGTACATCTAGTTCGGACCTTTTTTCTTTGAGGATTAATGAAACTCTGCCGTTGTTCTTCCTGAATAGAAGGGAAGGCAATGGTGGCTCTTTTTTGAGCATGTCCATGGAGAACTTCTTCATAGACTGGTCTTTGCTTTGGCCATCAAGCTTGGTTGGGGGTAGACGCCACTTGTCGTAGATCTTCTGTTTGCTCAAACTCCTCTTAGTACTCACACTCACAACCTCTGGCACACAATCAATCGGAGTTTGGCTGTGTTTTCGTCTAGCAGAGCCAAAAAGCGCCAGTTCCACTGGCTGCTTGCGACTGGCCCTGAGAGCTTCTTTGCTTTTTTTGCCAAAGTCCATCcccaaatgttttgttttcagccTCTTGCGGTGGAGCATGTGAATGCCGGATTGCTTTGCTCTCTTGACTTTTCTCTTTAAAGTTGCCAAACGTTTGGCAGCGAGGCAGAGTAGCCTCTCACCTTGGTATTGTTTCTTGGAGAGGACTTTCACAGGGCGATCTTGCAAAGGCCACATTTCAGATGGACAAGAATTTTTAGATGGTAAAAATGCGAGCGGCTGGGAGAGATTTTCCACATCTTTGACATGTTTTTGTCGGGAGATCTTTTCCATCACTCTGTCATTAGCATGTCCGCTAACACTTCCAGACTCTTGGGCATCTTTTAGTAGGGAGACAGTTGCCACCTCTTGTTGGGTGTCCTTTCCAGTGTCTCGGTCATCTTTTTGCCGTGAGATCTTTAGCATCGCTTGGTCACCTTCTACTGTTGTCTTTTCAAGCTCTTTGTTGTCTTCTGGGGCAACATTACCCATTTCTTGATTGTCCGTCTGTTCCGTCACAAAAGAGGCATCAGGAGATTGGTTGCGTTCACTCAAGCAGGGGAGGGAGCAGTCGTGATCCTCACACTCAATTTCCACCACTTGGTCTTCAAGAtcattattgtgttttttttgcgaACTGTTACTTGGAAGGGCAGTAGCTTCTTCTGCATTATGTATGTGTTCATGGATGGCTTTGGCCTCCTCTTGGGGCAGAACCTGGATGATGAATGAGTACACATCATCTGGATCTTCACTGTGGGACACAAATGCAGCAGATTCCATCTTCGGTTCACTTTGTGCCTCTTCAAGTTCTTGTTGTCTTTCTTTCTGTTCTCGTCTGAGTTCTTCCAAGGAGGCGGGCTTAGCTTCTGGCAGAGGAGTCGCAGGACCTGATGGCGTAAGCGGTTCCATAAGTTGCACCTGATGCAGAAAGTTCCTGTCGAAGCCAAATTCCTTATCTATGTCGTCGAGATGTTGGTTGACATTCCTCCAGACCGACGTGTACGGCGGTTCGGAATAGCAGTCGCCATCTCGTAGAACCTGAACTCCGCTGAGGTTTAAGTCGCACTTGGCTTCCAACAGCACCACCGTGTCTGTGGTCACGTGCTTCTCACAGAACACGTGAGCATCGACCATGAGGTTTGTGAAAAATTCCTTCCTGAGATTTTCCGCCAGCAATTTGCGATTTTCCCAGAAGAGGTTCATTACTGATGAATAATCAAACTGGGGGAAAGATGGAGGAGACTTCATCTGCCTCCTGATGAGTAACTTTAAAGACTCTCTAGTCCACTTTTGTGTTGGGAGAGATTTGAGTTTACCGCTGGCCGGCTGCTCATGTTGCTTGTCGAACCGGATCTCAGGCTCTTTTGAATTCCTACCTTGGCTAGCATTACATACCAAGGTTCCACCAGCCAGCACTCCTTCTAGAATTGTTCTTGTTTTAGGATTTGAAACATAAGAATAGCTTCTGGATTGCTTGCTCATTGGCACAGCCTCTTCTCGCATCCTCATTTGAATGTTGTCATTTGGACATGTTCTCATCCTTGCCTGTGTCAATAATTTTTGCTTGATAGATTGTATAGCCTGCATGGGTGTTTCTAAGTAGTTACGGGTATATGACTGCAAAGACTCTGCTAATGGGCCAACTGTGGCTGGCTGGTGCTGGAGTGTCTGATTGGTGTTGGGTACGGTAAAGCTCTGCCCACTTGTACAGATTCTGGTCTGCGAATAGGGCGGCAGCGATTTCTGGTAGAATCCACTACTGTGCACGTAGTGTTCAGTTACAACACTATTGCCGCAGACTGCTTCTAATGGGTGCCACGAAGGAGGGGATGGGTTCTGGTAAGCCACCATATCGCTCTGGTCACAGGAGGTGACTCCTGTGCTACACGTTGATGAATTTTGCTCTATCATGTAATGACAAACTCCATAGGAGGCAAACTGATAGTTTCTCCCTTGAGGACCAGATGTGATGTTGTTCCAGGGTTCACATGGAACATTTTGGTAGCATCTGATGTCCTGCCCGGAAGATAAGGTCGGCCAACCAGCACCACTGCATGTCTGGTACTGGCACGGGTTCCTTGCACTCAGTGGGTCCTGCACTCTCCCTGCCAAGGCATCCCACGAAGGTGCGCACGCCTGCATCCTGTCCTCAGCTGAGCCAGCAGGTCCCTGAAAGAGGTCCCAAAAGGCCACGTGGTTAGTGGGGGAACATGCTATTTTATTTTCCTCCTTAGTGCTATGTATTGGCATCGATTCATTAAATTTTGGCTCTGCAGGAATAAAGAACGCATGGCATAGGAACAGGTATGACGGGTTACATCTggagtgtccaaacttttttgtcacagtttttattggcccagaccaaattccaaaaatattattgaatATGGCCCGCACCAGAAGCCTAAAAAAAAGCCTAAATTCTGTCGCACTTCTCAGCTTTAAAACTGGATGGAGCTAGTCACTTAAAGGTGCTATGGATTTTtagtgttaatttaaaaaacttttctAATCCATGCATGTTCCACCAATGACCTCATGAGTACACAGAGCACTGAAATTgtaagattttttccccccttcatcCGAGAGTGTTCGTGTCAAATAGAgcagtcccgactagtcgacgtattCTATGACGTATTCTATGACGTGTcggttaccagtttcaaggtttaccgtcgtatgaaaacgtcacagtttcaaaaccacaaaaattttccatcataccatAGTAGCGCATTCacgattttttatgtcccaaaaatgcagccaaaAGTGGCTTGGAGCAGTAGCGCTCACCCCTACGGTTGTTGCTGTGTCTGTTAGTGACGGTATTCTGTCTGCTGTAGACAAGAGTTGACACTGTGGCTGAAAGAGGCGAAACTTGACTTCAGCTTTTTCCgccctcaaaaaacaaaaaaaaaacaaaacaaaaaaaaacaaagccttTCGTATTTCGGCTACcaaaaagaaacagacggccaCGGCTTGAGGGAGGAATGAAGGCTGACGTGCAAGACACGCTTGCGGAGGGTGGTTGCAAGGGAAGGCAACACCtgcaacatgatttcacatttccgCGAATATCATcagtcactttacacaaaattcaaGATAAGTAaatgctgtcatgaacgtttcccaccagctacgaaagtgcagtgtgtttagtgtgtctagtgatGGTAAAACTaatactataacgtaagcttgttaacaagGCAGATAATGTGGCTAGTTAGTAAGCCAAGatggctaactagtttcctctcaACTCAACGCTCCAAATTTAACCCAGAAAAGGTGAATAcgctcacattcctgcatcataACTTGGACTTAGAGAGAACTATGTAGAAAATTAGCAAGTCTCTAAAAATGTTGAGATGGAGCTTTGAAGTCAATGAAGTCCCTGCAATAAActggatatacaacatataatgtTTTTACTTTTCTatggcaaataattatttttgtcctTGCTCTGATCTTGAGCAACTTTCGCCGTGGGTATAttctaaaaagttctatttattttatttatttatttatttaaactagggctgtcaaacgattaaaatttttaatcgagttaattacagcttaaaacttaattaatcgtaattaatcgcaattgcaattcagaccatctctaaaatatgccatatttttctgtaaattattgttggaatgggaagataagacacacgacggatatatacatacaacatactgtacataagtactgtatttgtttattgtaacaataaatccacaaatgccattatcaacattctttctgttaaagtgatccaccgatagaaagacttgtagttcttaaaagataattgttatagttactagtaatttttttattaaaaccccttttcatgtttttgttttaataaaatttgtataattttcaatcaaaagtagagttaatataataataataataataaaaataacaataataaaaatagagtgaccaaagtctaagttttacgtgtattttgcatagctattttgatatggaatgccagttcattttgtattgttgtttaactgtgtgtcagaataggacctcattactatagactgaagtgcttttctttttgtgaacattatttttttggggagagataggaatattatttttgttgtgctttcactaaacgatacttatgtttgttgtgaaggagttgccgaagcttatgccaataaacggcgcggtccaaagaacgcctgtgtccactcgcctttactgtataacatatatctgtacatatcttacccaaaatacaacaagagacacataattgccactaaaagaaagaaaacttaccgaaatatgtgtggagcacaaatagcaatttgcattgcattgtgaatacagcataaacgtctcacaactactaattctcccacgtttagaagaaaaaacatgagtatggaacggcgctgcccccaagcggccggtggtattctcttcactcttaatgtccataaacggcctcattgtaatatgtttgaggcaatgtgcgagcgggtcatttagtgcatgaatgaattgcgtcaaatattttaacgtaatttaaaaaattaattaacgcccgttaacgcgataattttgacagccctaattgaaacattatattcatgttctaatttgcaaatatgttgtgaaaaatagCAAATCctgtacaatgaaaaaaaaaattaacccatacatctcaaaataacacattttagagctataactgcaataccgtgataccgcggtatttttgcttaaagttatcataccgtcaaaatctcatacctgcacatgcctactcgggatgcaagcggggaaagcggcacaaagcccaaAAAGCAGACCAGAGTGGTCGATGCATGGATTtattttaacgaaacaaaagagGGTGTCACTGTCGTGTGGAGCATGGCGGCAGCACGTTGGCCATAAATGAACACCTGACATGTCGTCACCCAggtataattttggaagacgacaggagacaacaagctggccgattgtaagtccatataaagacttttttttattgaagttgcctttatgtacgTTGTTCGACAGAGAATTAGGGGCTAATGTCAGGCTAATAGAGCTAAATAAGAAGCTGTGTACTTTACATAGCGCATTGCcgcctctgttaaaatcaacaatattgaaagcatcttgtgttttagaatcggctttacaaataaggaaatcattatttttgcttcagcttcatcaaattataatcaatagaagaatttatactaatgcttcgtcgtagacTCATAGCTCCCTACTAAggaacatgtatgtaaaatg
The DNA window shown above is from Corythoichthys intestinalis isolate RoL2023-P3 chromosome 14, ASM3026506v1, whole genome shotgun sequence and carries:
- the LOC130929448 gene encoding uncharacterized protein LOC130929448 isoform X1, with the translated sequence MQACAPSWDALAGRVQDPLSARNPCQYQTCSGAGWPTLSSGQDIRCYQNVPCEPWNNITSGPQGRNYQFASYGVCHYMIEQNSSTCSTGVTSCDQSDMVAYQNPSPPSWHPLEAVCGNSVVTEHYVHSSGFYQKSLPPYSQTRICTSGQSFTVPNTNQTLQHQPATVGPLAESLQSYTRNYLETPMQAIQSIKQKLLTQARMRTCPNDNIQMRMREEAVPMSKQSRSYSYVSNPKTRTILEGVLAGGTLVCNASQGRNSKEPEIRFDKQHEQPASGKLKSLPTQKWTRESLKLLIRRQMKSPPSFPQFDYSSVMNLFWENRKLLAENLRKEFFTNLMVDAHVFCEKHVTTDTVVLLEAKCDLNLSGVQVLRDGDCYSEPPYTSVWRNVNQHLDDIDKEFGFDRNFLHQVQLMEPLTPSGPATPLPEAKPASLEELRREQKERQQELEEAQSEPKMESAAFVSHSEDPDDVYSFIIQVLPQEEAKAIHEHIHNAEEATALPSNSSQKKHNNDLEDQVVEIECEDHDCSLPCLSERNQSPDASFVTEQTDNQEMGNVAPEDNKELEKTTVEGDQAMLKISRQKDDRDTGKDTQQEVATVSLLKDAQESGSVSGHANDRVMEKISRQKHVKDVENLSQPLAFLPSKNSCPSEMWPLQDRPVKVLSKKQYQGERLLCLAAKRLATLKRKVKRAKQSGIHMLHRKRLKTKHLGMDFGKKSKEALRASRKQPVELALFGSARRKHSQTPIDCVPEVVSVSTKRSLSKQKIYDKWRLPPTKLDGQSKDQSMKKFSMDMLKKEPPLPSLLFRKNNGRVSLILKEKRSELDVPRRQATDGMRKTTVDYSHAHEDTVEELDDVVLSTLRAANISDEMVRTLSRDDLRDLFPGPESFFRRKAVWHAFHGVLEESHQEGATGGSTSTSLETHMPKTSATVKTVCLEHCTSKKVAKLNFPENVIHTDRELEDVRKEYFELAKTGQQQKCQLSKKQRCRLLRNTMTNMIAILRATGNKESPVYPSRQEITAVAKRIVLYYPMLEDKGESKWVTTFQQLRQRLYNIRSPWKALHLESTPKRQLLQQSVTNNDQNLSSSTATLDFSSQGSKTPDPRSAESAQQRQRPPWDHHLRHGHHRNFPWIKSGCTDIHYRDFPPPLKTTK
- the LOC130929448 gene encoding uncharacterized protein LOC130929448 isoform X2, which codes for MQACAPSWDALAGRVQDPLSARNPCQYQTCSGAGWPTLSSGQDIRCYQNVPCEPWNNITSGPQGRNYQFASYGVCHYMIEQNSSTCSTGVTSCDQSDMVAYQNPSPPSWHPLEAVCGNSVVTEHYVHSSGFYQKSLPPYSQTRICTSGQSFTVPNTNQTLQHQPATVGPLAESLQSYTRNYLETPMQAIQSIKQKLLTQARMRTCPNDNIQMRMREEAVPMSKQSRSYSYVSNPKTRTILEGVLAGGTLVCNASQGRNSKEPEIRFDKQHEQPASGKLKSLPTQKWTRESLKLLIRRQMKSPPSFPQFDYSSVMNLFWENRKLLAENLRKEFFTNLMVDAHVFCEKHVTTDTVVLLEAKCDLNLSGVQVLRDGDCYSEPPYTSVWRNVNQHLDDIDKEFGFDRNFLHQVQLMEPLTPSGPATPLPEAKPASLEELRREQKERQQELEEAQSEPKMESAAFVSHSEDPDDVYSFIIQVLPQEEAKAIHEHIHNAEEATALPSNSSQKKHNNDLEDQVVEIECEDHDCSLPCLSERNQSPDASFVTEQTDNQEMGNVAPEDNKELEKTTVEGDQAMLKISRQKDDRDTGKDTQQEVATVSLLKDAQESGSVSGHANDRVMEKISRQKHVKDVENLSQPLAFLPSKNSCPSEMWPLQDRPVKVLSKKQYQGERLLCLAAKRLATLKRKVKRAKQSGIHMLHRKRLKTKHLGMDFGKKSKEALRASRKQPVELALFGSARRKHSQTPIDCVPEVVSVSTKRSLSKQKIYDKWRLPPTKLDGQSKDQSMKKFSMDMLKKEPPLPSLLFRKNNGRVSLILKEKRSELDVPRRQATDGMRKTTVDYSHAHEDTVEELDDVVLSTLRAANISDEMVRTLSRDDLRDLFPGPESFFRRKAVWHAFHGVLEESHQEGATGGSTSTSLETHMPKTSATVKTVCLEHCTSKKVAKLNFPENVIHTDRELEDVRKEYFELAKTGQQQKCQLSKKQRCRLLRNTMTNMIAILRATGNKESPVYPSRQEITAVAKRIVLYYPMLEDKGESKWVTTFQQLRQRLYNIRSPWKALHLESTPKRQLLQQSVTNNDQNLSSSTATLDFSSQGSKTPDPRSAESAKCGAGFHCCTRESLFGFQRFPFTPRLAKTSQTTVGPLDL